A window of the Desulfobacula toluolica Tol2 genome harbors these coding sequences:
- a CDS encoding Hsp70 family protein — protein sequence MYGRETILNLDAIRYIIGIDLGTTNTAVSYVDLEEGGGRGKSYAKGIRIFKVPQLTGAGEVNRLSVLPSFLYIPGEYDISENSVFQPWNPTQKNFAGAFARDHGSKVPSRLVSSAKSWLCHDKADRRAKILPWGARTDMGKVSPVDATCAYLEHIKKTWNAGRGNNEDLYLENQFVVITVPASFDEVARDLTVEAAKMAGLKKVTLLEEPLAAFYSWLIKHEKDWARHVNPGELILVCDIGGGTTDFTLITLRETQGTSRFERIAVGDHLILGGDNIDLALALSVEKTFDKNRPALSGDRWKELCHQCRRAKENILSGKTDVEHIAMRGEGRSLIKGTVSAKLTREMLEETVLEGFFPDVDIETVKKADTRKGISEFGLPYEQEPAMTKHLGWFLENHKADIEQLLNKNHAPDHIFFNGGSLKPKVITEKIRKAVRYWFKEEDETLPRVLENPDPDLSVALGASYYGLAKIGKGVRVGSGSPRAYYLGISVLENGKQTSAKAVCLVERGLDEGTDIRLEGKKMTVLANRPVSFEVFSSSYRSGDKCCDVVDVDETLTTLPSIQTIIKFGKKGEAAEIPVQVEAQYTEIGTLVLWCRSLASDHRWQLQFQLRSGNGADAVEVVEAEVYEEKLVQAALGVIRTAFSKENKQDGTGIPLVSVPKTISKMTGTSKAKWPLSFVRAIADQMLENIEARKISAQFEHRWLNLTGYAVRPGFGQSFDEERVKKIWKIFKQGPVFNKSAQVKSEWWILWRRVAAGLTAGQQRQFVQELSSLISHKKTSAPKISPQERLEIWMAVANMERLLVKDKVKWGNQLLSEMIAKKSVDQHFWSLSRIGARELLYGSVDRVIPPSKVEPWIEKLLSFKQQNPKPVAAALVQLARKTGDRMRDINPETIDRIQEWMTNQNISDAMTKPLHHVVCLSKKEENTIFGEALPSGIVLHG from the coding sequence ATGTACGGGAGAGAGACGATTTTGAATCTTGATGCCATTCGATATATCATTGGAATTGATCTGGGAACAACCAATACAGCGGTCTCTTATGTGGATCTTGAAGAAGGCGGTGGCAGGGGAAAATCTTATGCAAAAGGGATAAGAATTTTCAAGGTTCCCCAGCTTACAGGTGCAGGAGAGGTGAACAGGCTTTCGGTTCTTCCCTCTTTTCTCTACATCCCGGGTGAGTATGACATATCGGAAAATTCTGTTTTTCAGCCCTGGAACCCCACCCAGAAAAATTTTGCAGGGGCTTTTGCAAGAGATCACGGATCAAAGGTTCCTTCCCGTCTTGTCTCGTCCGCCAAGAGCTGGCTTTGCCATGATAAGGCGGACAGGCGGGCAAAAATTCTTCCCTGGGGAGCGCGAACGGATATGGGAAAAGTTTCGCCTGTGGATGCCACCTGTGCTTACCTGGAGCATATAAAAAAAACCTGGAATGCCGGGCGGGGAAACAATGAGGATCTTTACCTTGAAAACCAGTTTGTCGTGATAACGGTTCCCGCCTCTTTTGATGAGGTGGCAAGGGATCTGACTGTTGAGGCAGCAAAAATGGCCGGTCTTAAAAAAGTCACCCTGCTTGAAGAACCCCTGGCAGCCTTTTACAGCTGGCTGATTAAGCACGAAAAAGACTGGGCCAGGCATGTTAATCCGGGAGAACTTATCCTGGTGTGCGATATCGGCGGCGGTACAACGGATTTTACCCTGATTACCCTGAGAGAAACCCAAGGCACCTCCCGGTTTGAAAGAATTGCCGTGGGGGATCACTTGATCCTGGGAGGCGACAATATTGACCTTGCTTTGGCTCTAAGCGTGGAGAAAACTTTTGATAAAAACAGGCCAGCCCTTTCCGGAGACCGGTGGAAAGAGCTTTGTCACCAGTGCCGCCGGGCCAAAGAAAATATTCTGAGCGGCAAAACCGATGTGGAACATATTGCCATGAGGGGAGAGGGCAGGAGTCTGATCAAGGGTACGGTTTCTGCAAAACTGACCCGGGAGATGCTTGAAGAGACTGTCCTGGAAGGGTTTTTCCCGGATGTGGATATTGAAACGGTAAAAAAAGCTGACACGAGAAAAGGGATCAGCGAATTCGGGCTTCCTTATGAGCAGGAACCTGCCATGACAAAACATCTGGGATGGTTTCTGGAAAATCACAAGGCTGATATTGAACAGCTGCTCAACAAGAACCATGCACCCGACCATATTTTCTTTAACGGGGGATCACTCAAACCCAAAGTGATTACGGAAAAAATCAGAAAGGCTGTGCGGTACTGGTTTAAAGAGGAGGATGAGACCCTTCCCAGGGTCTTGGAAAACCCTGATCCTGATCTTTCCGTTGCTCTGGGCGCATCCTACTATGGTCTTGCAAAAATCGGCAAAGGCGTCAGGGTGGGAAGCGGCAGTCCCAGGGCCTATTATCTTGGAATTTCTGTTTTGGAAAATGGCAAACAGACTTCTGCCAAGGCTGTATGCCTTGTGGAAAGGGGGCTTGATGAAGGCACCGATATCCGGCTTGAAGGCAAGAAAATGACCGTGCTTGCCAACCGGCCCGTGAGTTTTGAAGTGTTCAGTTCCAGTTACCGTTCCGGCGACAAATGCTGTGATGTGGTTGATGTGGATGAGACTCTCACAACCCTTCCTTCCATTCAGACCATCATCAAATTCGGCAAAAAAGGTGAAGCAGCCGAGATCCCGGTTCAGGTTGAAGCGCAATATACTGAAATCGGAACCCTGGTTCTCTGGTGCCGTTCCCTGGCTAGTGACCACCGGTGGCAGCTTCAGTTTCAGCTTCGTTCGGGAAATGGTGCGGATGCTGTTGAGGTTGTTGAAGCGGAAGTGTATGAGGAAAAGCTGGTTCAGGCGGCATTGGGTGTTATACGAACCGCTTTTTCCAAAGAAAACAAACAGGATGGAACCGGGATTCCTCTGGTATCCGTGCCCAAAACCATTTCAAAAATGACCGGAACCTCCAAAGCCAAATGGCCCCTTTCCTTTGTCCGTGCCATTGCCGATCAGATGCTGGAAAATATTGAGGCCCGGAAAATATCGGCACAATTTGAACACCGCTGGCTTAATCTTACCGGTTATGCCGTTCGTCCCGGCTTTGGTCAAAGCTTTGATGAAGAACGGGTCAAAAAAATATGGAAAATTTTCAAGCAGGGGCCTGTGTTCAATAAAAGCGCCCAGGTCAAATCCGAGTGGTGGATTCTCTGGAGGCGTGTGGCGGCGGGTCTTACCGCAGGTCAGCAGCGGCAGTTTGTTCAGGAACTGAGTTCCCTTATCAGCCATAAAAAAACAAGCGCCCCTAAAATTTCTCCCCAGGAGCGTCTTGAAATATGGATGGCAGTGGCCAACATGGAAAGGCTGCTGGTCAAGGACAAGGTGAAATGGGGCAACCAGCTTTTGTCCGAGATGATTGCTAAAAAATCAGTTGATCAGCATTTCTGGTCCTTGTCAAGGATTGGGGCAAGAGAGCTGCTTTATGGGTCGGTTGACCGGGTAATTCCCCCGTCAAAAGTGGAGCCCTGGATTGAAAAACTGCTGTCCTTTAAGCAACAGAACCCAAAACCTGTGGCTGCCGCTCTAGTTCAGCTGGCAAGAAAAACCGGGGATCGCATGCGGGATATTAATCCGGAGACAATTGACCGGATACAAGAATGGATGACAAACCAAAATATTTCCGATGCCATGACAAAACCGCTTCATCATGTGGTTTGCCTCAGTAAAAAAGAGGAGAACACTATTTTCGGAGAAGCGCTTCCTTCGGGGATTGTTCTTCATGGGTAG
- a CDS encoding Hsp70 family protein, producing MAEQTYIIGIDLGTTNSIVSYTKINPAEGEENTIKVFNIPQLVDAGVVVEREMLPSFIFMPEKHDVSDGALETGFGTGNAITVGEFARNRGAEIPQRMISSAKSWLCNTLIDRNKPVLPWKGPGDISKMSPVEASSAILSHIRDAWNHVMAKENKDFIIENQDVYLTVPASFDAVARELTANAATMTGFENITLLEEPQAAFYSWIEALDDKWRKVVKKDDTVLVCDIGGGTTDFSLIRISEEEGDLVLERVAVGDHLLVGGDNMDLALAYFVSQKLAEKGKKLDVWQMQGLSHSCRNAKEKMLQNPEMDKFPVTVLGRGSGLIGGTIKIDLAKTDVENILVDGFFPQCDSNAMPVARQKSGIRELGLSYEADPAITKHMAKFLSRQKSNGEKMEIPNAVLFNGGIMKADPVRKRILDTLCSWRKEAGLDSPEVREIASENFDLSVARGAAYYGRARRGDGIRIRGGLGRSYYMSIAAAMPAIPGLPAPVKALCLAPYGMEEGTEAHVEDQEFVIVVGEEVSFDIMESTCRHEDVVGTVVEEWEQGEIENMSTIETVLEGEYGSVIPVTIEIKVTEIGTLEFWCVSREDGQRWKLEFNVRERDDFES from the coding sequence TTGGCTGAACAAACATATATCATTGGAATTGATCTTGGTACAACCAACAGCATTGTGTCATATACAAAAATAAATCCCGCAGAAGGTGAAGAAAATACCATCAAGGTATTCAATATTCCCCAGCTTGTGGATGCAGGGGTTGTAGTAGAGCGGGAGATGCTCCCCTCATTTATTTTCATGCCTGAAAAACACGATGTGTCCGATGGTGCCCTGGAGACGGGTTTCGGAACCGGAAACGCTATAACTGTGGGGGAATTTGCCAGAAATCGCGGTGCAGAGATTCCTCAGCGCATGATTTCGTCTGCCAAGTCATGGCTCTGCAATACCCTGATCGACAGGAACAAACCGGTGCTGCCATGGAAAGGGCCGGGAGATATTTCAAAAATGTCTCCGGTGGAGGCTTCTTCTGCTATTTTATCCCATATCCGTGATGCCTGGAATCATGTGATGGCAAAAGAAAATAAAGATTTTATAATAGAAAATCAGGATGTCTACTTGACCGTTCCCGCCTCTTTTGATGCAGTGGCCAGGGAATTGACGGCAAATGCCGCCACAATGACCGGTTTTGAGAATATAACCCTTCTTGAAGAGCCCCAGGCCGCTTTTTACTCCTGGATAGAAGCCCTGGATGACAAATGGCGAAAAGTTGTTAAAAAAGATGACACTGTGCTTGTATGTGACATTGGGGGGGGGACTACGGATTTTAGTTTGATCCGCATCTCGGAAGAGGAGGGGGATCTTGTACTGGAAAGAGTTGCCGTGGGAGACCACCTTCTTGTGGGCGGGGACAATATGGATCTTGCCCTGGCTTATTTTGTTTCCCAAAAGCTGGCGGAAAAAGGCAAGAAACTGGATGTCTGGCAGATGCAGGGCTTGAGCCACAGCTGCCGGAATGCCAAAGAAAAAATGCTTCAGAATCCGGAAATGGATAAGTTCCCCGTCACGGTTCTCGGGCGGGGCAGCGGTTTGATCGGTGGAACCATTAAAATAGACCTTGCAAAAACAGATGTTGAAAATATTCTTGTGGATGGTTTTTTCCCTCAATGTGACAGCAATGCTATGCCGGTTGCGCGACAGAAATCAGGAATCCGGGAGCTGGGTCTCTCTTACGAGGCAGATCCAGCAATCACAAAACATATGGCCAAATTTCTTTCCCGGCAAAAATCAAATGGCGAGAAAATGGAGATTCCCAACGCGGTTCTGTTTAACGGCGGTATCATGAAGGCTGATCCGGTACGAAAAAGGATTCTGGATACGCTTTGCTCATGGCGCAAGGAGGCAGGGCTTGACTCGCCTGAGGTGCGTGAAATTGCTTCGGAAAATTTTGATCTCTCCGTGGCAAGGGGTGCGGCCTATTACGGTCGGGCAAGAAGGGGAGACGGCATACGTATTCGGGGCGGCCTGGGACGATCCTATTATATGAGTATTGCGGCGGCAATGCCTGCGATTCCCGGACTGCCTGCACCGGTCAAGGCCCTTTGCCTTGCCCCTTACGGTATGGAGGAAGGCACCGAAGCACATGTGGAGGACCAGGAGTTTGTCATTGTTGTGGGAGAAGAGGTCAGTTTTGATATCATGGAGTCAACATGCCGTCATGAAGATGTTGTGGGAACTGTGGTGGAGGAATGGGAACAAGGCGAGATAGAAAATATGAGTACCATTGAAACCGTGCTTGAAGGAGAGTATGGGAGCGTGATTCCTGTGACCATTGAAATCAAGGTGACGGAAATAGGAACCCTTGAATTCTGGTGCGTTTCAAGGGAAGATGGCCAGAGATGGAAGCTTGAATTTAATGTACGGGAGAGAGACGATTTTGAATCTTGA
- a CDS encoding YebG family protein, giving the protein MAVIVKYIVVRNGEEKMTFATKKEADAYDKMLDIADNLFEFLEGSKIKFSEDQLEDISLFIAENSETVIPILRGVKPKKKETKKPEQKESVPKKVKAQKN; this is encoded by the coding sequence ATGGCCGTAATTGTAAAATATATTGTTGTCAGGAATGGAGAGGAAAAAATGACATTTGCGACAAAAAAAGAAGCAGACGCATATGATAAAATGCTTGATATTGCCGACAACTTGTTTGAATTCCTGGAAGGTTCAAAAATAAAATTCAGTGAAGATCAGCTTGAGGATATTTCTTTGTTTATAGCAGAAAACAGTGAAACAGTGATTCCTATTTTGCGGGGGGTCAAGCCAAAGAAAAAAGAAACTAAAAAGCCTGAACAAAAAGAGAGTGTCCCCAAAAAAGTAAAAGCACAAAAGAATTAA
- a CDS encoding methylenetetrahydrofolate reductase has translation MNALNTESRLEKVLKAGHIGVTSECGPPRGSDAQEVKKKGLLIKDYVDAVNVTDNQTAMTRMSSLAACIHLKLMGIEPVLQMVTRDKNRVALQSDILGAASFDIPNMLCLSGDHQSFGDCAQGQNVHDLDSMQLVQTVRYMRDEGKFLGGDKIKRPPKMFVGAAANPFADPFEIRVPRLAKKIACGAEFIQTQCIYNLDKFKEWIRLAVERGLTEKTFIMAGMTPMKSVGMAKYMKNRVPGMDVPDEIIKRLAGVAKDKQAQEGIDICVEHIQELKEVTGVSGFHIMAIEWEEKVPEIVERAGLYPRPEL, from the coding sequence ATGAATGCTTTAAATACGGAAAGCAGGCTGGAAAAAGTTTTAAAAGCAGGGCATATAGGAGTCACTTCTGAATGTGGTCCTCCCAGGGGAAGCGATGCACAAGAAGTTAAAAAAAAGGGCTTATTGATCAAGGATTATGTGGATGCGGTTAATGTCACCGACAACCAGACAGCCATGACAAGAATGTCTTCCCTTGCCGCATGCATACACCTGAAGTTGATGGGGATTGAACCTGTTCTGCAGATGGTGACACGCGATAAAAACAGGGTTGCGCTTCAAAGTGATATTCTGGGAGCAGCCTCCTTTGATATTCCGAATATGCTGTGCCTGTCCGGTGACCATCAAAGTTTTGGCGATTGTGCCCAGGGACAGAATGTTCATGATCTTGATTCCATGCAATTGGTTCAGACGGTTCGCTACATGCGGGATGAAGGAAAATTTCTGGGTGGGGACAAGATCAAGCGGCCACCCAAAATGTTTGTAGGCGCTGCTGCCAACCCGTTTGCCGATCCTTTTGAGATCAGGGTGCCGCGTCTGGCCAAGAAAATTGCCTGCGGTGCTGAATTTATCCAGACTCAGTGCATTTATAATCTGGATAAGTTCAAAGAGTGGATAAGATTGGCTGTTGAAAGGGGACTGACGGAAAAAACCTTTATCATGGCAGGCATGACTCCCATGAAATCAGTTGGTATGGCCAAATACATGAAAAACAGGGTGCCTGGAATGGACGTGCCTGATGAAATTATCAAGCGTCTGGCAGGTGTTGCCAAAGATAAGCAGGCCCAGGAGGGAATTGATATCTGTGTGGAACACATCCAGGAACTCAAGGAAGTGACAGGAGTTTCAGGATTCCATATCATGGCCATAGAGTGGGAGGAAAAAGTTCCTGAAATAGTTGAAAGAGCAGGGCTTTACCCAAGACCGGAATTATAG
- a CDS encoding methylenetetrahydrofolate reductase C-terminal domain-containing protein, producing the protein MIIAEKKPIEEIIDEVKGFNRILILGCNECVTVCEAGGKKEVEVLASALRMYFINQGDEKIIDERTLERQCDHEYLEEIRSNIDDYDAVISLACGVGVQFAAEKYLTTPLIPGVNTICLGANEDRGLWTERCQACGACVLAKTGGICPISRCAKRLLNGPCGGSSNGKCEISKDVDCAWQLIVDRLKALNKMEDYEKVAPIKDWSTDRAGGPRTVTREDVKI; encoded by the coding sequence ATGATAATAGCAGAGAAAAAACCCATTGAAGAGATTATTGATGAAGTCAAAGGCTTCAACCGGATACTGATACTCGGGTGTAATGAATGTGTGACGGTTTGTGAAGCAGGCGGTAAAAAGGAAGTGGAAGTGCTGGCGTCTGCGTTACGAATGTATTTTATCAATCAGGGCGATGAAAAAATAATTGATGAAAGAACACTTGAGCGCCAGTGTGATCATGAATACTTGGAAGAAATTCGCAGTAATATTGATGATTATGATGCCGTTATTTCTCTTGCCTGTGGTGTAGGGGTACAGTTTGCCGCAGAAAAATATCTGACCACGCCCTTGATTCCGGGGGTAAATACCATATGTCTTGGTGCTAATGAAGACAGGGGGCTTTGGACGGAAAGATGTCAGGCTTGCGGTGCGTGTGTTCTTGCTAAAACCGGTGGTATCTGTCCGATTTCCAGATGTGCCAAAAGACTGTTAAACGGCCCTTGCGGCGGTTCATCCAACGGTAAATGCGAAATCAGCAAAGATGTTGACTGTGCCTGGCAGCTTATAGTAGATAGATTAAAAGCATTGAATAAAATGGAGGATTATGAGAAAGTTGCACCGATAAAGGATTGGTCCACAGATAGAGCAGGCGGGCCTCGAACGGTAACCAGGGAGGATGTGAAAATATGA
- a CDS encoding hydrogenase iron-sulfur subunit translates to MTKDFDPIILAFCCNFUGYSAADLAGSMRLKIPSNFRIIRVPCTGKVDIIHILRAFEKGADGVYVVGCMEGDCHYNEGNFRARKRVEQAARILDKVGVGGDRVKMFNLSSGEGPLFAQYSIEMDNMIKKLGPSPIRVAKQNKKKQKAA, encoded by the coding sequence ATGACAAAGGATTTTGATCCAATTATTTTGGCATTTTGCTGTAATTTTTGAGGGTATTCAGCTGCGGACCTGGCAGGTTCCATGAGATTGAAGATCCCGTCAAATTTTAGAATTATTCGTGTTCCCTGTACCGGAAAAGTGGATATTATTCATATCTTGCGAGCCTTTGAAAAAGGAGCCGACGGGGTGTATGTTGTTGGTTGTATGGAAGGCGATTGCCACTACAATGAGGGAAATTTCCGGGCCAGAAAACGAGTTGAACAGGCGGCCAGGATTCTTGACAAGGTCGGAGTTGGAGGCGACCGTGTGAAAATGTTTAATTTGTCATCCGGTGAAGGGCCTTTGTTTGCCCAGTATTCCATTGAGATGGATAATATGATTAAAAAATTGGGGCCAAGCCCTATCCGGGTTGCAAAACAGAACAAAAAAAAACAAAAGGCAGCTTAA